Sequence from the SAR202 cluster bacterium genome:
TCCGCCACCCTGCCGGCGGGAGTTATTATGAACTGGTCCGCCGCCATTACCAGTGTCGCCGCCGTCTCGGACTTCCTGGCCACCGGGTGAGCTATAGCGAGCAGCCTCCTTCGCCTCTCCTTCTCTGCCGCAAAAGCCTCCCCCGTGGACATCGCGGACATCGTGTCCCAATCGTCCGTGGAAGCAACAAAAGTGGCATCGTTTCCCGGTCCAAGGTCCACGCTCAGGTGGCCGGGGCTCCACAACTGGCCTGTTGACTCGTATCCCCTGCTCTCTTCAACCCTGTAAAGCAAGTCCGGTATCACCTTGCCCTCCAGGGTGAAGCTTGATGACTGACCGTACAGTCTCATCCTGAGCGGCGGAAGGTCCCGGCACAGGGAGAGTTCGTACCTGTCATCCATCGCTGTGAAGCCGTAGCCCTTCTTTAGAGGGGCGTTCACCGGAGCGTCGTGGTGGCGGAAGTTCACCGCCGGGGACAGCTTCAGCCGGAATCGCCGGTCCCCGCCGACTACCCGGTAGGTCACATACACGGTGTTTTGCCGGTGGGGCATCAGCAGCGTATCCTCTATAGTGGCGCCGTCCACATCGTACTGCCAGACGGGCAGCCCGTCCTCGAGGCGCACGCCCGTTAGCTGCGTCGCGCCGTGAAGCTGCAGGGAGCGGTCAGCGTGCTCCTCGCCGCCAAGCCTGATCGCCTGCCCGCCTTGAGGCACAAGGTCTTCAAACAGGTGGTTGAGCATCGTCATCCTGCCCATCGGCGCCGGAAGCGCGGCCACCAGCAAACCGTGGTAACGTCGCGTCGTCACGCCGGATATCGTGCCGGAGGCGTAACCCCCAAGCCCATTCGTTACAAGCCATTCGCGCGTCAGCAGGGGTTCAAGCTCAACTCCGGCCTCACCGGGATCCTGCTTGAGCTTCGTTGCTTCGACCATGTTTCTCGGTTTTCTCCTGTGATGTCAGTGCAATAGTTGAATGGGCGGGAATAAACCAGCCGGCATTGGTAATCGTCCGCGGCGTTCCCACACCTCCATACTCTGGGTCCTCGCTGGACCACTACAGGCGCCATGACCGTCCGAGCGGCGGTGCGGTGAGCGGGTCAGGTATCGATTTCAGGTGAAGGTCCCTGCCGAAGTTGACCAGGAGCAGGCGGTCGCCATGCTCTTCCCCGAAGAAACGGAGCAGGAACGCCTCAGGCGCGATGACTGCGCCGTCAATCTTTCCGTATTCGCCGACGCTGAATGCCAAATCCTCCCGCCGGATCTGGATGAGGTCCCTGTGCAGGGCGCACGCCCCGCCGTTCACCTCGCGCTCCCGTGGGTCCAGTTTCGACCGCACGAAAGTCCACCTGTCCGCAGGCTCCGGCAGCCTGTCGCGCATCTCCGGCGTGGCCAGGCTGGGGAACTGCCGGAGAAAATCCTTCCGTCCCTCGCTGACAAGTTCCGCCAGCTCCGGTTTGTGGTGAGCAAAGTAGAAGAACGGACTGGACGACTGGAACTCCTGCCCCTGGAAGAGCATGGGAGTACCCGGCCCCAGGAGCATCAGCGCCACCATGGAGCGGTACCTGCCGGGACTTGTCAGCTGGTGCACCCGCATGCCCCTGCCGGAGTTCGCAATCTGGTCGTGGTTCTCGATAAAGTTCACAAAGGCGCTTGGGGGCAGGCCGAACGAGGGCGTTCCGCGGTTTTGATTCTGCCACGAGTACCACTGCCCCTGGAAGAGGTAGCCGTACTTGGCGGAGGAGATGAACTCCTGGGGCGAGCCGGTGTGGTCAGTGTAGTACGCCTCGTTGTGGCCGGTCATCGCAACGACGGCGCTATGGTGGAAATCGTCATTCCAGAGACCGTCGAGCCCGTATCCCCCACTCCCCACGGGCCGCGCAAACACCGTCCGCTGTGGCTCATTCTCGGCAATTATGATGGTGTCGCGGCCGCGCGCAGCCTCCCGCACGGTCCTTGCTATCGCCTTGATTATGTGGTCCGGAGAGCTATCGAAGATCGCCTGCGTGGCGTCGAGTCGCAAACCGTCGATATGGAACTCTTCGATCCAGTAGCGTGCGTTGGACAGAAAGAACTCTCGCACGGGCGCAGACAGCTCGCCGTCGAAGTTGATCGGCTCGCCCCATTCTGTCTCGTAGCGGTCTGTGAAGTAGTCCGGGGAGAAGGCCTTGAGGTAGTTGCCGTCCGGACCCAGGTGGTTATAAACCACATCGAGTATGACGGCCAGTTCCAGAGCATGCGCGGCGTCAACGAATGCGCGAAAATCGTCCGGGTGGCCGTAGAGCCGCGTGGGGGCGAACATGTCAACGCCGTCGTAGCCCCAGCCGAAGTCGCCGGGGAAGTCCGCTACCGGCATAATCTCCAGCACGGACACGCCGAGACGGGCCAGCTCGGGCAATTGCGTTATCGCGGCGCGCCACGTGCCCTCCGGCGTGAACGTGCCGATATGCATCTCGTAGATGACCTGGCCAAGAAGCCGGCAGCCCTTCCAGCCGAAGTCGGTCCAGTGGAACGCATTCGGATCGATAACCTGGGACGGCCCGTGGGGCCCCTGGGGTTGGAACCGCGATGCAGGATCGGGATAGAGGTCCGGGCCCGCATCGAGGCGGAAGCTATACAGATCGCCCGGCGCAACTCCGGAGACCAGCCCGGAGAAGTATACGCTCCGCTCTTGCCGCAACGGGTACGGCGCGTGGCGCCCCTCGGCATTCTGGACAACTACGTCGACTGATGCCTTGGCCGGCGCCCATACCCTGAAGTGCGTCCCTTTGCCGCTCACCCAATCAGCGCCGACAGGCATGGCCCGGACGTTCTTGTTCGATTTTTCAGCGTGCCCGCGGACGGTAGCCATTCCCCCTCCCAACCGCCACCCCGCAACCCATCGATTCCACTTTAGCAGAGCCGTATGGGTGCGAAATCATCTGACCGGACAGTAATAGAGTCTACGGACCCCGGACGAAAGATGGAACGTTTTTCAGCCCGCAGGCTGCAGCTTCCGCCTTCCCATCCTTCTCAAGCCTAGCGCTGTCAGCTCAATTATCGCCACACCCGCCACGGCGCCGATCACATCCACGAGAGCATCCTGCCATGTGGAATACCGGCCAGGCACGAACCTCTGGTGGAGCTCATCACTTACGCCGTACAGGGATGCGGCCAGCACCGCCGCGGCCCAAAGCAACGGCGGACGGAGCCCAAGGCCGTACCGGAAAAGGCGATACGCAAGCATGGCCAGCAGCGCGTACTCCGTGAGGTGCACGAATGTCGGCGCTATCAGCGCCGGGAGCCCCTCTATCGGCGCGGTTACTTTCTGGATCCCTCCGGGCGTGAAGCTGGACATCAGGAATATTGCCGCGGCCCAGAAGATCAAAGGCAGCCAGTACTGGAAATAGGTCTTGATCGCAATGCTCCACGACCGTGGCGCATATCTGGGGCAGATAGCGCCGCAGGGATAATTGTTGTACACTCGGACAGGTCCGGGGCCCGTGCCGGATCTCCGATGCCTTCTCAAAACGCTTCGACCAGGTGAACCCGATGCCGACCTTCCGTCACTTGACCAGCACAGAGCAGCTCACACGCGATTGGGTGGAAAAGAAGCTCTTCCCGTCCGCGGAGAAGATGAGCTCCCGAACAAACGGCGAAGAGACCCTCAGGCGGCGCGCGCTCTACTGCCTGTTCTATGAGCCCAGCTTCGTAACGCGGGCATCGTTCGAAAGGGCTATCGAGCTGTTGGGTGGCGATTCCTACCATACGGAAGACGCCTCGCAGTTCTTCCCGGAAAAGACGCCGAACTACATAGAGAATATCATGAGTATCCTGGCGAGCCTGCGGATAGACCTCGTCGTCCTCCGAAGCAGCGACCCCACCGTCATGGACCGCGCATCGAGCGCCAACGCCCTTTCGATCATAAACGGCGGCAGCTCCAACGACCATCCAACCCAGGCGGCAGCGGACATCTGGACGATGAAGCGCGAACTTGGAGGTGTGGACGGCGCCACCGTCGTCATTATCGGCAGGCCTGAGCACCGGAACGTCAGCGCGCTTCTCAAGGGCCTGACCATGTTCAAAGACGTAAATGTCGTCCTGGTCCCTTTCAGTGGCCAGGTGGACCCCGTCGTGGCGAGCTATTGCGAGAGCCGCGGGCTCAAGCTGACCACAACCCAGGACATCGAGGCCGTACGCAACGCAGACGCAATCTATCTCAACGGGCCGCGGACCGTCGCCCACGTCCAGCTTCTCAAGGCGCGAGCGTCCTCCACACTGAGGATAGACGCGAAGTTCATGGGGATGTTGAAGCAGGAATGCATCATTCTGGACCCAATGCAGCGGAGCGGGGACTTCACATTCGAGACCCAGGACAGGCGGCTTGCGTTCTACCGGCAGGCGGAAAATGCTCTGTACGTCCGAATGTCCCTGCTTGCGGAGATGCTGGCGTAGTTCAAGCCTACAGAGGCCGCGCCGTAGCCCCGTCCGGGCGGCCCGAGACGGTGGGGGCGATTGACCCGATCACCCGGCGAAAGTCCTGGTGACCCACGGCCTTCATGATAACGCCGCTGTGCCAATCGAAAGACGTATCTCTTGCGGACGCAATGTCCGTGTACAATCTGGACGAAAGAAGCTCGCTCACCAGGCGCTCCACGCGCCCGTCTCCCAGCGATTCATAGACGCGACGGGCAACATACCCTACACGCAGCTCTTTGCCGAAAACGGCCCTCCACCTGGTCTCGTACGCCCTCATTTGCCGGGCAGAAAAATCCCCTGCCTCGAACGCGTGCAGGACCGTCTCGGCCGCCAGCTCGCCGGAGATAAGGGCGTAGTATATCCCCCCTCCGGTCGTCGGCTTCACAAGGCCGGCGGCGTCTCCAACAACCACGACCCTGTCGCGGAATGTCCGGGATATCGGCCGGATCGGGATGCCCCATCGCCTGGGCTCCTTCAGGACGGAACGCACCCGGCCGGTCCGCCTGAGGTCTTCCATGAAGTCTCTCATGTGTCCGTTCAACCTGCGCCGCGAGACAATTCCCACCAGCGCGCGCGTGTCGGACATCGGCGCCACCCACCCAAACGAGCCCGGCGCGACGGCATCTCCCAGGTAGACCTCGGTGTCCTCCAGGCCGTCCGTCTCTACGACCGCCTGAACGCCTATCATGTAGTCCGACTGCTGTTTTCGGTCCGCCAGCCCGGCCATGCGCACAAGGCCGGAGCCAAAGCCGGCCGCGATGACCAGCACGCGGGCGCGGTATCGACGGTCCCCCGATGCCGCGGTCGCCAGTACGTCCACACAATCGGCATGCGGCTCAATGCCAACCACATTCTCACCAAGGCGGTACTCGGCGCCGGCGGAAGCTGCATTCTCAGCGAGAGATGAAACGTAAGAGACCCGGTCGATGATGAAGGCCTGCGGCTCTTCCTTGGAGATAGTGTGCCGCCTGCCGGAGGGAGAGATCAAAACGGCCGAACGCGCCGCCCGGTAGACTTGCGAGGGCTTCGGGGGGAAGCGCAATGCGCACTCACGGCCGATTATGCCGGTGCAGAGCTTGTCTCCAATGCTGGTGCGCCAGTCGATAACCGCGACCTTCAGGCCGCCGGATGCGAGGCGCGCAGCGGCCATGTTGCCGGCCGGCCCTGCCCCAATGACTATTGCGTCGTGCAAGCGGGTCCTCCGTTTTTCACTGGGGTCCGCGACGATATGCTGCTCAATTCTCACCGAATTCCAGTTAGTGATAGGCCGAAGGGAAAGGGCTGCACCGGGCGGCCCTGTAAAATGGTACCGCACCGAATCATGCGCAACAACCCGCCTGCCGGCTTACTCCCCTCGCTGTCGCCCGAAGCGCCACACGGCCCGCCTCTTTGGCGCCTCCGGCTCCGGCGCCCTCTCAGGGCTGCCCTGCAATTGGGGCAGGGCCGGCTCAAGAGGCTTTGCAGCGCCATCCGTAGCCGTCACCGGCTCCGGCGGCGGCGCCTGCGCCGCGTGCCTCAGGTCATCACGCCTCCGGCTCCAGAGGTCCCCGAAGTATGAGGGAGTGAAGTAGATACGCTCGTCGGCCACGTTCGCAAGCTCCCACGACAGATTGGCCGGGAACGCGGCAATCTCAACGTGCTTGCCCATGTTCTTGACGGTCTCAACCGCGTACGCAAAGTCGCCGTCGCCCGTGACTAGAACAGCAACGTCGTACATATCTCCCCACGCGAACTTGAGCAGGTCGGTGGCGAGCATGATGTCGATGCCCTTCTCAACCGAAGTGGCGCCGCGCATCTTGGAGCCGCCGAGCCGGACCTCCAGGTAATGCACGTTTCCGAGGGCGCTCAAGAACTTCTGCTGGTCCTGGTACGCCTGGGGGTTCCTGTCGGGGTCCCGCAGAACGTTGTAGTAGTAGACTCGCACCAGCCTTCGGTCGCCGGTTAGCTTGGCGCCGAAAGCTCCGAAATCCACATCGTACCTCCGGCAGTTCTCCTCAAGGCTGTGGTAGAGATTGCTGCCGTCTATGAATATGGCTACGCGCTCATCAGCCCTGTGTGCTGAATTGCCGGAGACCCGCCTGCCTGCTCCTCCTGCTGCTGACACCATATTCGACTCCCTGTAATCAGTTTTGGCGCCCATTTGGGAGCGGCGCGGGACCTTCACTAGGCCATTATAGCCACGCCAAGCTCACCCTCAACAGCCCAGAGGGCAATGTCTATGGCGTGGACCGCCTCATCCACCTCTTCCCTTGTTATCGTGAGCGGTGGCGCGATTGTCAGGGCGCTGCCCTCCGCATACACCAGCACTCCCTGCTCCGAAAGCCGCCGCACTGTCCGCGCAGACAGGTCGGCAACCTCGATCGCACGGCCGCGGTCCTTCAGACCATCGGCAAGCTCGATACCTAGAAGGAGCCCTCTTCCCCGCACTGCAGCGACGGCCGGGTGGTCAACCTTCAGTCCTTCGATAACTTCCTTCAGGTATGGCCCAACTTCGGCTGCATTGGCCGCCAGACCGCCGCCACCCACCGCCTCGATGTGCTTCACCGCCGCGGCGCAAGATACAGGGTTCGCGCGGCCGCCGTTCGTGTTTTCCTCCGGCGCCGGTCCGATCCTGACCAGCAAGGCCCCCAACGGCAGGTACCCGCCAGCCAGCGCGTCTCCAAGCACAACGATGTCCGGAGACGCCCCGACTCCCTCCCCCGCAAGCACCTTGCCCGAGCGCCCGAGGCCGCACGTACTCTCATCCGCGATAAGCACAATGCCATATTCGTTGCATATCTCCCGCAGCATCGGCCAGTACTCGTCACCCGGAACGACCCCGAGCCGCGACACCGGCTCAGCGACGAGCGCGCACACCGCGGAAGGACCCGCCGCCACTACCGCCTTCTCGACGGCCCTGGCGCACCGTACAGCGCATTCTGCCGGGGTGGTCCCTCCCATTTCACATGAATATGGGTCCGGCTGCGGCACGAAGACCACCCCGCTCTTACGCGCCAAATCCGATGCGAACGCCGTCCTCTTCTGAACGGCAACGATTGCCTCGCCGGGCGATCCTCGACTGCGTTGAGCGGCGATGCCGATGGCGGCCTCCATTGCGCGAGCACGGCTTTCAGCGAGCACGACGCCCTCCCAACTCCCCGGCATCAACCCATGCAGGGCGGTCCGCAGCGCCTCATGGGCCACCGTGTCCCCCGGGGCTGAGGCGAGCTTGAGGGTCTGCTCGTAGGCGGCCTCGGCGATCCGCCTGTCGCCGTGCCCGGCCGAGGCTCGCCCATCCACGCACGCAAGGTCATAGTATGCCTTGCCGGCGGAGTCCACAACCCTGACTCCCCGGCCATCTACGAATCTCATAGAGCTCTCAATTCTCGATCGCACTATTCGCAATGCCTGCACTCTGGATGACGACATTTCCATGGTGCGCCACGAAGCCGCTCACGGCAATAGCTCGCGGGCTATTTTTTCTAGCTCCGCCATGGACTCCGCCTTGCCGGCCGTTGGAAAGCTAACGATCGCCCTAGCCATGCCTGCCTGCCGGTAGGCCTCAATCATCGCCCCGTCGGCTTTCAGGCCAACCACCGATATCTCCAGCGTCAGGGGGTCCCGCCCCGCGGCGGTCGCCAGGCGGTCGAGCTCCGCCCTGCCCGCGCGCACCTCCTCAGGTGTCACGCCGATGGGAATCCAGCCGTCGCCGTACTCAACAGCGCGCTTGAATACGTTCGCCGCCTTGCCGCCCAGGAGGACGGGAGGATGGGGCTTGCGCACAGGTTTGGGGAAGCAGTAGACGGAAGGGAAATCGTAGTACTTGCCGTGGAACTCGCTCTCATCGTTCGTCCACAGCGCCTTCATCGCGAGAACGGCCTCGCGGGCCTGCGTCCACCTGTGGGGGAAATCGCTTCCGAGTATGGCCGCCTCCTCCTCAATGGAGCCGGTGCCGATGCCAAGCAGCAGCCGTCCGCCGGAGTATGCATCGAGCGTCGCCGCTTCCTTCGCAAGCGCGATGGGGTGCCGCTCCGTGACGACGATCACGGCCGTGCCGAGCATGAGGGTGGTGGTGACCAAGGAAGCGCGGGCGAGTGCGATCAGCGGATCGACCGCATCACCCCATAGCCTGGGCGCATTGGAGGCGGTCTTCACGGGCAGGACCGGCTGGTCAGGCAGCCAGAGGGACTCGAAGCCGAGTCCTTCAGCCCGCTTGGCAAGGTCGGCCACATCGATGGAGTAACTGGTCAGGATGGGCGCGATTCCGATCTTCAAGACAGGTCTCTCCGCTGTTTTGCTGAGATTGTACCCTCACGCGGCCCATCTTTCACTATCCGCCTGACGCGGCCGAGAAATCGATCTCCAGCCGGATATTGTCCTCAACGCTCAGCACGACGGCCACCCTGGGTACCGACATATTGAAGAGGCCGAACTTGAACGCAGTCGTCGCCAGGCCGGCGACCTTGCCGCCGTCAAATCTGGCCGTAACGTCCCAGGTGAGAGGCTTCGTTACTCCCCGAATGGTCATGTCGCCCAGCAGCTTGAAAGTCGCCTCTCCGCTTTCTGGCAGCGGCCACGGCAGTCCCTGTACCTCCGTCACGGCAAGCACTGCGTCCGGGTAACGCGAGGTCTGGAGGCTATTCTGCCTCACGTAATTGTCCCTGCGGCCCTCGTCGCTTACGAGTGTGTCCACCCCCACGGTGATCGTCGACTGTCCCTGGACGACCTTCCCCTCCCCGTCAAGCACGATCTTCCCGGTGACATCCCTTGTCACACCCACGGCATCGTTGGGGAAGCTGGCCCCGGCAAGCTGCTCTCTCACCAGGTAACGCGCCTGGGACCCCGAAGTGATACTTATTGTGACCCCGCCGGCCGGTACGTCATCTGCTGCTCCTGAAAGTGGATTTGACGCAGTCGGTACGCCGGACGGGGCAGGACTCGGCTGGGACGCAGGCGCCGCAGTCGCAGTCCGGCCCGGCGTTGGGCTCTCCGCCGCATCGATGCACGCCGCGGCTGTGACCAGACCGACAACTGAAGACAGGACCAGCGCAGCCGTCCAAATGGCTTTCTTAAGCATAAGCAAGACTCCACTCAAGCTCCGGCCGCCATAACTGATGAAGGCGGGCGTGGAGGCAATTTGCCACGTAAATGTGGCCATTATATGAACTTGCTGAGGCTCCGGGCGGATAGCATCTCAAATTGACACTCCAACGCGACCGGCGCTATAATCGACCTTGCTGTACAAGCGTGGGGATATAGCTCAACTGGGAGAGCGCCGCGTTCGCAATGCGGAGGTTGGGGGTTCAAGTCCCCCTATCTCCACCACGTACGACCACAAAACAAAGGGTCCCTGCGCAGGGGCCCTTTTCGTTTTCTCTGCCTGCCCGGCATTGGCCGCCTGGCGTTCTCGTGAGCAGACCTTTCCTAACCGCGTACCGGTCTCGGGAAGAGCGTATGGGTTCACCTGGCAGTGATTACCAGCGTTCCCTTCTTGAACGTCGTGAAAGAATAGTTCTCTGCGGAGAGGCTGCCGATTCCGGGAGTTATGCTGTATGTGCCCGCCTTGGTGGCGGTCGGCGCCGTGCCCGCAAAGGTCGCGCGACCCGAGACCGCCGATGCATCGTCGCCGTTCACAAACCCTGAGATCGTAACTGTGAAGTTGGTGAATGCCTTGCCGTCGCTCTTCTTGCTTGCACTGTCGGAAGTCACGGTCAACCGGGCTTTCTCAACCTTTAGGGTCCCTTTAACGAAGTCCGAGAAATTGTAGTTGGAGGACGTCACCGTGCCCTTTGTGCAGGTAATGGTGTACTGACCTGCGTTGCTCTCGGGCGTTGCCTCAGATACGCAGTCCGCCTTCCCCCTGGTCGTTCCCGCTGCCGTGTCCCCATCCACAAAACCTCTTAGAGTCCAGGTGAACTTCGGGTTAGGCTTGCCGTATGTCCGCGTGGCGTTGTTTGCCGTAATCGTCAGCTCCGCCTTGCGAATCGTCAGCGTGCCCGTCTTGTACGACGTGAAGACATAGTTTTTGGCGGCCAACGTGCCCTTTGTAGGGACGATCTTGAATGCACCGGCGTCCACGGCCTCGACAGCAGGCCCGTCAAAGCCCGACGCTCCGCTCACTACCGAAAGGTCGTCGCCGTTCACGAACCCGCCCACGGTAAACGTGAAGTCTTCAAACGGCCTGCCGTCGTAGGTCTTTGCCTTGTTAACAGCGGTTACGGAAAGCGGGGCCCTGGTCACTGTGAGCGCCCCTGTCGTCACTTCAGCAATCGTGTAGTTCGGGGCCGTTAGCGACGCCTTTGAGCACTTGATTTCGTAAGCCCCCGCGTCGCTTGTGGCATCCGCTACCGTCGCGCAGGAAGCCCTGCCGGCAACCTCCGCGGTAGACATCGATTCGCCGTTCACAAAACCTTTCAATGTCGCGGTAAGCTTTGGGTTGGATCTTCCATAAGACCGGCTCTTATCGTCAGTGTCCAAAGTCAGCGGGGCCTTGGCTATTGTCAGTGTCCCCTTGGCGAAATACGCGAACTCGTAGTTTTCAGCGGCAAGCGTGCCCAGCGTCGGCACTATCGAGTACGATCCGGCGTCGATCGCGACAACGGCGCTACCCTTGAACCCCGCCGCGCCGGTAACGACAGAGGCATCGTCCCCGTCAACGAAACCGGTCACAATAACCGTGAAGTCATCATATGCGGCGCCATCATAGACCTTGCGTGTGCTCTGCACAGTGACCGTGAGTTTTGCCTTTTCAACCCTGAGACTGCCCGGCCGAACGCCTGTGACCCGGTAGTTGTCGGCCGCGAGGGTCCCGGCACCCACTTCTATGGAGTGCTCACCGGCATCCACAGCTATGACGGCCGGCCCGCCGAACTCAGGTGAGCCCTTCATCACAGACGGACCGTCGCCGCGCACGAAGCCGCTGAGCGACGCGGTAAACGAATTGTATGCCCGGCCGTCGTAGACCTTCTCTTTCGTGTCTCCGGAAAGGACCAGCTGGGCCTTTTCTATTTGCACCGCGCTCGTGGCTTTGACCGGCTCGTAGGTGTTGTCTCCGGGCTAGCCGGCCACGATGAGACACGTGCCTGCGGCATCGATATGGGCCAATTCGCCGGAGACTGAGCAGACGCCTTCGGTAAATGAAGAGAACGACAGCGGGAGGCGGGAGCTTACCGTCGCGCCGATCCTGAAATCGGTATCGCCGTAGGTCTTCCCGTCCACGCTTTGAAAGGATACTTCCTGCGTGAACCGCCCGAAATTCCAGTCAATTGCGCCGTTTGCCCCGTTGAAAGTGAGACTGGAGTCGCCGAACGCGCCGGCAGGGGCGTTGTAGACAAATTCGTTGCTGGTTGGCCCGCTAATGTGCGTCAGGGTGATGGTTGCCTTCAGATAGTGACCCGCCGGCACTGACATGTTCAGGAAACTGGCGTTCCCAGTCGTGCACTTCTTGCCGGCGAGGGCCTCTACTTTGGTGTTGCCGCTGGGCCGGGAGGAAGCAATCAGCGTTTCAGACCCATTTGCCGGATTGTAGTCGTAGTAACCCACATCGCACTTGAAGGTCAGTGCTGACGCGCCCGAGTTCTTGACCCACACCTCGGCGCGGCCATGGTCGCTGGCCCCAAGTGATCTCGCCGCGCTGAGAGGCGCAGAATAGAAGTCGTAGCTCGTAGTGCCGTTGAACGGTTCGTAAGTACCTGACGCGCCGTAGGAGTCCTGGATCGTGCTGGCCGAAACGCCATTGTGAACGACGGCAAAGACCCCGGACCTGAGCGGAAGGGTCCCGCTGGCCGCCATGGCCGTGCCTGCGCCGCCCGCCGCCACATAAATGGCAACCGCCAGGCCGAAGCCGAGAATTAAGCTGGTCGCGAACTGTGTAGCTCTCAAAGTCCCACCGTACCTTGATTTTCACCTGATCGAGATTTGGGTCTCGCCCGGCGAATGGGTCTTGTAAGAACAACCACAGTCTAGTTTGCGCCGCTCCTGTTTTCCCGACGGAATCCTTCCTAATTCCTGACAATCGCCTGACAAGTTATTGCCGTCGGCGGCCGTGGGCGCACCTGAAATCGGCTCCCTACCGGAACGGCGCGGGCACAGACCCGCCATGCCATGGGAAGGCGTAGCTGGGGGCGTTCACGAAGCGTCGCATGCCCGCCTCCACCCTGATGGACGTGCTCGGTGGCAGCTCCACCGAGAAGTACCGGCCGTCGAACGTCACATTCCGCTCACTGTCCCCGTCCCTGTACGTCACGCCGGTGAACTGGTGTTGGCCGAACCCTCCCGCCTGCACGATCAGCCGCCTGGTCGCGCTCCGCCCCGTGTTCACAAGCTGTATGCCCACGCGGTCCGGCGCCCAGGTGTCCACGAACGCGGCCACATCCGGCGGCAGCCCGGGCCGCACGCGGTCCATGTCGAAATACCTCACGTTCGCCGGCAGCAAGCCGCCGTGGTACACGCTGTGCGGCGAGCCCGTCGTAAGCTGCACCAGCGATTTGCAGTAGACCGGGTTCGGGGGCTCCTCGTTTGCCTTGATAATCTCCGGTACGCTCCTGTCGTCCGCCTTGATCTTCTCGATTACCCCCAGGGCCAGCTCGTACTCCAGCGATAGGATCTTCGTCGGCCAGTCCGGGTTCTTGCCGTCGTAGTACTGGAACCGCGCGTACTCGCTCTCGTAGTCGGCGCGGCTGTCGCCGCCGTACTCTTCCACGTTCCAGTCGCGCTCCTTGTCGCCGTCGCGGAGATGGAGGATGGTGTCGCGGTCCTCTTTGGACATCGTCAGGTGGTAGACATGGGTGGGCTCGTAGACCCGCAGGGAGGTAGCCTGGGGGTAGTCCCACTCCGGCCTCTTGTCAGAGGTGTACCAGCCGTCCTTTGTGACGCGAACGGGGGTCAGAAGGTGGCCGTCGATGCGCTTTACGGAGTTCTGCAGGAGCATCCTGATCTGCGATCGCATCAGCTCGGCGTAGCCGGTGTCTCCGCTCAGCAGAACGGCGCACTCAGTAGCGACATTCACGCTGTGGAAGAACCGCGTGTAGCCGTAGTGGCTGTTCCAACCGCATATGCCCCCCCACCAGACCCCCTCACGGTTCTCTCCGGGCTTGCCGGTGGGCCCAGTATTGTCGGGGATGATCCCGTTGTTCTTCTTGATGCGGTCCATCCACGCCTCAACGTACTCCAGCACCCACTGCTTGTACTTCTTGTCGCCCGTGTAGAGGTATGCGTTTGTGACGAGGCCCGTTGCCCCCAGGTTC
This genomic interval carries:
- a CDS encoding YceI family protein — translated: MATFTWQIASTPAFISYGGRSLSGVLLMLKKAIWTAALVLSSVVGLVTAAACIDAAESPTPGRTATAAPASQPSPAPSGVPTASNPLSGAADDVPAGGVTISITSGSQARYLVREQLAGASFPNDAVGVTRDVTGKIVLDGEGKVVQGQSTITVGVDTLVSDEGRRDNYVRQNSLQTSRYPDAVLAVTEVQGLPWPLPESGEATFKLLGDMTIRGVTKPLTWDVTARFDGGKVAGLATTAFKFGLFNMSVPRVAVVLSVEDNIRLEIDFSAASGG